One segment of Panicum virgatum strain AP13 chromosome 1K, P.virgatum_v5, whole genome shotgun sequence DNA contains the following:
- the LOC120644356 gene encoding pathogenesis-related protein PR-1-like, which yields MSSSSSSSCRRGQLAAGIALLVLLLAGNAAAHPGGGGDLRYQFLSQQNAARGSMGLAPLVWDERVAAYARWYAQSRRGDCALVHSSGPYGENLFWGSGTGWAPAQAVGAWLSERPRYNYWSNSCYGGMCGHYTQIMWRNTRRVGCAMVTCYNGRGTFITCNYDPPGNYVGVRPY from the coding sequence atgtcttcttcctcctcctccagttGTCGCAGAGgacagctcgccgccggcattgcgctccttgtcctcctcctcgccggcaaTGCCGCCGCGcacccgggcggcggcggggacctgAGGTACCAGTTCCTGTCGCAGCAGAACGCGGCGCGGGGGTCGATGGGCCTGGCGCCGCTGGTGTGGGACGAGCGCGTGGCGGCGTACGCGCGGTGGTACGCGCAGTCCCGGCGCGGCGACTGCGCGCTGGTGCACTCGTCGGGGCCCTACGGCGAGAACCTCTTCTGGGGCAGCGGCACCGGGTGGGCGCCGGCGCAGGCCGTGGGCGCCTGGCTCTCGGAGCGCCCCCGCTACAACTACTGGAGCAACAGCTGCTACGGCGGCATGTGCGGCCACTACACGCAGATCATGTGGCGCAACACCCGCCGGGTCGGCTGCGCCATGGTCACCTGCTACAACGGCCGGGGCACCTTCATCACCTGCAACTACGACCCGCCGGGCAACTACGTCGGCGTGCGCCCGTACTGA
- the LOC120657946 gene encoding pathogenesis-related protein PRB1-3-like: protein MECTSRTGRRLSCCLLLVGVVLLASSPGSAAAPRRLLQTCLGQDFDVPHAHLRAKNDVRPLKYTQELSDRAAAWAAQFKDNCAAAAPAPGINVFLGNAGTTWLPSDAVAAWAEEEQHFDYGSNTCADGKGCGRYTQMVWRGSKEFGCATVDCASGETLMACHYEPQGNIMGQKPF, encoded by the coding sequence ATGGAGTGCACCTCAAGAACCGGGAGGCGGCTCTCGTGCTGCCTCCTCCTTGTCGGCGTCGTCCTGCTGGCCTCCTCCCCGGGCTCGGCGGCCGCGCCTCGCCGGCTGCTGCAGACCTGCCTAGGGCAGGACTTCGACGTGCCGCACGCGCACCTCCGCGCCAAGAACGACGTGCGGCCGCTCAAGTACACGCAGGAGCTCTCCgaccgggcggcggcgtgggccgCCCAGTTCAAGGACAactgcgcggccgccgcgccggcgccgggcatCAACGTTTTCCTGGGCAACGCGGGCACCACCTGGTTGCCCagcgacgccgtcgccgcgtgGGCCGAGGAGGAGCAGCACTTCGACTACGGCTCCAACACCTGCGCCGACGGCAAGGGCTGCGGCCGCTACACGCAGATGGTGTGGCGGGGAAGCAAGGAGTTCGGCTGCGCCACCGTCGACTGCGCCTCCGGGGAGACGCTCATGGCGTGCCACTACGAGCCGCAGGGCAACATCATGGGCCAGAAGCCCTTCTGA